One window from the genome of Gloeocapsopsis sp. IPPAS B-1203 encodes:
- a CDS encoding HAMP domain-containing sensor histidine kinase, with protein sequence MTLRWRLTLSILASITPLLLLLGLHDYINLRTFMLDREAVRIRAQAKPTIDAQLLNQPVDEQKLQALAPQLATDLTSADTGALIVNRNGSVIGRHISTIGEPMPPELPKEWYVPALAGELEQNYIINGSNGKQILIALVPIPPRREPLGVVVLSTSLVERFFEIRQHVLSFVVASVVFLAIAAALIFLMVRANLRTLERMIVVTDRIARGDLSQRVQLPQGHDEVGKLAWSFNKMIDRIQTAFEAQRRSESQLRQFLADVSHELRTPLTVIGGYADLILMNGVAGTPDSGKPLLRKIRREVDRTNRLVKDLLLLARSDRSATFNLQLTDLSSLCIEVAEQVRLMMGERQLQTQIASNVMVLVDMDRIEQVLLNLLDNAIRHTPEGTQIDFQLAIVNSKARVTIADTGSGISPTVLPYIFERFYRDRQQRNEERGSGLGLAIAKAIVEAHGGTINAANQPRGGAVFWVELPLFVQRGKGAEENK encoded by the coding sequence CGCGAAGCCGTACGCATTCGCGCGCAAGCAAAGCCAACTATTGATGCACAGCTACTCAACCAGCCTGTAGACGAACAAAAACTGCAAGCACTAGCACCACAACTTGCAACTGATCTCACTTCAGCAGACACCGGCGCGTTGATTGTTAACCGTAACGGTTCAGTCATTGGTCGCCATATCAGTACAATTGGCGAACCGATGCCGCCTGAATTGCCTAAAGAGTGGTATGTACCGGCATTAGCAGGCGAATTAGAGCAAAATTACATCATAAATGGTAGTAATGGCAAGCAAATTTTGATAGCGCTTGTCCCCATTCCACCACGTCGAGAACCACTTGGTGTTGTGGTATTGAGTACCTCGCTTGTAGAACGCTTCTTTGAAATACGCCAGCACGTGTTGTCATTTGTAGTCGCTAGCGTAGTTTTTCTAGCGATCGCCGCAGCATTGATTTTTCTCATGGTACGTGCCAATTTGCGAACATTAGAACGCATGATTGTAGTGACAGATAGAATTGCGCGGGGCGATCTCTCGCAGCGCGTACAACTACCGCAGGGACACGATGAAGTCGGTAAACTAGCTTGGTCTTTCAACAAAATGATCGACCGTATTCAAACTGCGTTTGAGGCACAAAGGCGATCGGAATCTCAACTGCGTCAATTCCTCGCTGATGTCTCGCACGAACTGCGCACGCCACTAACTGTCATTGGTGGTTATGCTGACTTAATACTGATGAATGGAGTCGCAGGGACACCCGATTCAGGTAAGCCCTTGCTTCGTAAAATCCGCCGCGAGGTCGATCGCACAAATCGGCTGGTTAAAGATCTCTTGTTGCTTGCACGCAGCGATCGCTCAGCAACGTTTAATTTACAACTGACTGACTTATCAAGCTTGTGTATTGAAGTCGCAGAACAAGTCCGCTTGATGATGGGAGAACGCCAGCTGCAAACCCAGATCGCTAGCAATGTGATGGTACTAGTTGACATGGATCGCATTGAGCAAGTGCTACTGAATCTTTTGGATAACGCAATTCGCCATACCCCAGAAGGTACGCAGATCGATTTCCAGCTAGCAATTGTCAACTCTAAAGCACGGGTTACGATCGCCGATACGGGATCTGGTATTTCTCCAACTGTTCTGCCTTATATTTTTGAGCGCTTTTACCGCGATCGCCAGCAGCGGAATGAGGAGCGGGGTTCGGGATTGGGTTTAGCTATTGCCAAAGCAATTGTAGAAGCTCACGGCGGCACAATCAATGCGGCGAATCAACCAAGGGGTGGGGCGGTGTTTTGGGTAGAGTTGCCACTTTTTGTGCAGAGGGGCAAGGGAGCAGAGGAGAATAAATAA